The following DNA comes from Rhodopseudomonas boonkerdii.
GCCGCTATAGGCGTCGTAACCCAAAGTTTCGGCGCCGAACCGGGTCAGTGCGCGGTCGGCGTCGGGCGCGAAATAGATCGCATATCTCGGATATTCACTCATTGCCGCAGCATAGAGTCCGGTTACGCGGCGGCAATAGCCTTGTGCGGCATGGTTGTCGCAGGACGCAGTCGTCCGGCATCGGTGAGATGCGCGAGCTTGCCATCGGCTATGACTGCAACGATGCGCGGGCGCAGCGCCACGCTGTCGTCGATCAGCAGAATGTCCGCGCGGCGGCCGGTCGCGATTTCGCCGCGATCGGCGAGGCCGGCGGCCTGTGCCGGTGCTGCAGAAATCAGCGACCAGGCCTGCGGCAGGGCGAGAATGCCATCATGGGCAAGGCGGAAGGCTGCCAGTAATTGCGCAGGATAATAGTAATCCGACGCCAGCACCGAGCACAGGCCCTTGGCGATCATGTCGGAAGCCTTGGTCCAGCCGGTATGGCTGCCCCCGCGCACCACATTCGGCGCACCATAGACGATAAAGTCGCCGGCCTCTGCGGAAGCGATGGCGGTTTCCTCGTTGATCGGGAATTCCGCAATACGAACGCCGAGATCGCGGAATCCGGCGCGCATGGCGGGGCTGTTGTCATCATGCGATAGTGTCGCCACATCGTTCGCATTGGCAGCCTCGGCGAGCCGCCTGATCGAGGCTGGCACCTGATCGGCGCGGGACAGCACGCGATCGACCAGCTGATCAAAAGCTGCAACGCTGAGGCCGGTGCGCTCGATCATCTTTGCGCGCTTCGCCGGCTTGGAAATGCCGGTGAGATCCATGTGATCGTTGAAGGCGAGGAGGTCGATGCGGCCATCCTTCATCCAGCCGATGATCTCGTCCTCGGCGTCAAGATTGAAAGTTTCCTGCCGCAGGTGAAAGCGGGTATCTGCCGCAAGACGTGGGCGCAATGTCTCGATTGCCGACAGCAAGCCACGGGCGTTCTCGGCGCCACGCAGACCCGGCTCCCAGGACCAGGTGGTGCCGTGAAAGACGGTGGTGATGCCGTTGGCGATGGCCTGTCTGTCGCTGTCGATCAGCGCGACATCGACGGGAAAATCGACGCCGGGGCGCGGCATCAACTGGCGCTCGAACGCGTCGCCGTGGATATCGACGATACCCGGCATCACCAGCAGGTCGCGTGCGTCGATGCCGAGCGCACCATAGGCAGCGTTGCCGACATCCGCGATGCAGCCGCCCGAGATTGCGAGCGTGGTTTCGCCGATCTCCCGGCCGAGCAA
Coding sequences within:
- a CDS encoding alpha-D-ribose 1-methylphosphonate 5-triphosphate diphosphatase, translated to MTELSIEGGRTLLGREIGETTLAISGGCIADVGNAAYGALGIDARDLLVMPGIVDIHGDAFERQLMPRPGVDFPVDVALIDSDRQAIANGITTVFHGTTWSWEPGLRGAENARGLLSAIETLRPRLAADTRFHLRQETFNLDAEDEIIGWMKDGRIDLLAFNDHMDLTGISKPAKRAKMIERTGLSVAAFDQLVDRVLSRADQVPASIRRLAEAANANDVATLSHDDNSPAMRAGFRDLGVRIAEFPINEETAIASAEAGDFIVYGAPNVVRGGSHTGWTKASDMIAKGLCSVLASDYYYPAQLLAAFRLAHDGILALPQAWSLISAAPAQAAGLADRGEIATGRRADILLIDDSVALRPRIVAVIADGKLAHLTDAGRLRPATTMPHKAIAAA